Proteins from one Mesorhizobium sp. M9A.F.Ca.ET.002.03.1.2 genomic window:
- a CDS encoding DUF4231 domain-containing protein, translating into MKYPGLYNSADMASNEQQATFLSLIRAEYVILFSASVLSLDLWPSKAYFGVYAAVFLCSMGILIFRSVTKPEQVWYQARALAESVKTLTWRFAMRAQPFDDTRAADARADFRKLMEGILDSNRRDSPLKERKELYLQTRICEQRKWYEKKARSNRDPQKFGWALV; encoded by the coding sequence GTGAAATATCCTGGACTTTATAATAGCGCCGACATGGCGTCTAACGAGCAGCAGGCGACATTTCTTAGCCTGATCCGGGCAGAGTACGTTATTCTTTTTTCGGCCTCTGTTCTCTCTTTGGATTTGTGGCCATCAAAGGCCTATTTCGGTGTGTATGCTGCGGTGTTTCTTTGCTCAATGGGAATCCTCATTTTCCGGTCGGTCACAAAGCCCGAGCAGGTCTGGTATCAAGCTAGAGCTTTGGCAGAGTCAGTAAAGACATTGACCTGGCGCTTTGCGATGCGAGCACAGCCGTTCGATGACACGCGTGCGGCCGACGCTAGAGCTGATTTTCGCAAGCTCATGGAAGGTATCCTTGATAGCAATCGAAGGGACTCCCCGCTAAAAGAGCGAAAAGAGCTATATCTGCAGACACGAATTTGCGAGCAACGTAAGTGGTACGAGAAGAAAGCGCGCTCGAACAGAGATCCGCAAAAATTTGGATGGGCCTTGGTGTGA
- a CDS encoding TIR domain-containing protein, which translates to MAYSDPIYVIFDGDEDAWAYRFMKGWNASENVSFEFANAHDLDNMTSRAQDEDYVKRNLRNRMNGSSQVLVLIGEKTKNLFRFVRWEMELALDLGLPIIAANLNGSRQLDASCPPIIRDKCVVPRAVQDEGYQARACPLA; encoded by the coding sequence ATGGCATACAGCGATCCGATCTATGTAATATTTGACGGCGATGAAGACGCTTGGGCATACCGCTTTATGAAAGGGTGGAATGCCAGCGAGAATGTGAGTTTTGAATTCGCGAACGCTCACGATCTGGACAATATGACGAGCCGAGCACAGGACGAAGATTATGTTAAACGCAATCTTCGCAACAGAATGAATGGATCGAGCCAGGTACTTGTCCTGATCGGTGAGAAAACGAAAAACCTTTTTCGCTTCGTGCGCTGGGAAATGGAATTGGCCCTTGATCTAGGTCTGCCGATAATCGCAGCAAACCTTAACGGCTCGCGACAACTAGATGCGAGCTGTCCGCCCATCATCAGGGACAAATGTGTTGTGCCACGTGCCGTTCAAGATGAAGGCTATCAAGCACGCGCTTGCCCATTGGCCTAA
- a CDS encoding LuxR family transcriptional regulator: MTRDMPLVFETFLERLSQSIDEADFRDAMAEAAGRLDLISFAYLSLPARPSGKPRLISNYPPRWTRQYLENQYEKLDPVVLRARNGGCPFHWGSNLGGDKMSPAQQQLFDEAAQFSICCGLTIPIVDLRGRIAAVTFAADEPRPVFLRVAERYEQALQLMAACFHRCVRRKLPSDRTVDGISLTSREYECLRWAARGNSAWVTGRILGIKPRTIAFHLDNAKKKLGVRTQNQAIALLGSEGSSIL; encoded by the coding sequence ATGACGAGGGACATGCCACTTGTTTTCGAGACATTCCTTGAAAGACTGTCACAGAGTATCGATGAGGCAGATTTCCGGGATGCCATGGCTGAGGCGGCCGGACGACTTGACCTAATCTCCTTTGCGTACCTCTCCTTGCCAGCACGGCCTTCCGGCAAACCGAGGCTAATTTCGAACTATCCACCCCGCTGGACCAGACAGTATCTCGAAAATCAGTATGAGAAACTCGATCCTGTGGTCTTGCGTGCTCGAAATGGCGGCTGCCCGTTTCACTGGGGATCGAATTTGGGAGGCGATAAAATGTCGCCGGCTCAACAGCAGCTATTCGATGAGGCGGCTCAATTCAGCATCTGCTGCGGTTTGACGATCCCAATTGTCGATCTCCGCGGCCGCATCGCTGCGGTTACTTTTGCCGCCGATGAGCCTCGTCCAGTATTTCTTCGGGTCGCTGAGCGGTACGAACAAGCTCTTCAGCTGATGGCGGCCTGCTTTCATCGTTGCGTTCGCCGCAAACTGCCGAGCGATCGAACAGTGGATGGGATTTCGCTGACATCCCGCGAATATGAGTGCCTGCGGTGGGCAGCGCGGGGTAATTCAGCCTGGGTGACCGGCCGCATCTTGGGCATCAAGCCACGCACGATCGCTTTTCATTTGGACAATGCCAAGAAGAAGCTAGGCGTGCGAACCCAAAATCAGGCTATAGCCCTTTTGGGGTCCGAAGGGTCCTCAATTCTCTGA
- a CDS encoding DUF2285 domain-containing protein, with protein MNRSTATDRTQSSTLLDEVPWSDRLTAYDRAHFTIYMRLLDASADEAPEEEMAHLILGIDPALEPERARKALRSHLDRANWMVTSGYKELFAS; from the coding sequence ATGAATCGATCAACGGCAACAGATAGGACTCAAAGCTCAACACTGCTCGACGAAGTCCCTTGGTCTGACCGTCTTACCGCCTACGACAGGGCGCACTTTACCATCTATATGAGGCTCCTGGACGCCTCAGCCGATGAGGCGCCCGAAGAGGAAATGGCCCATCTGATCCTCGGCATTGATCCGGCACTTGAACCGGAGCGCGCCAGGAAGGCGCTTCGTAGTCATCTCGACCGTGCGAACTGGATGGTGACGAGCGGCTACAAGGAATTGTTCGCCAGCTGA
- a CDS encoding helix-turn-helix transcriptional regulator has translation MPKSLRSPRHQRFLAQLISLRKVKGLTQAQVAEKLGRPQSFVAKYEGGERRLDIIEFLDVTAALDADPCEILLSLRA, from the coding sequence ATGCCCAAATCTCTTCGATCTCCCCGCCACCAGCGGTTTCTGGCCCAGTTGATCTCACTGCGCAAGGTCAAAGGGCTGACGCAGGCGCAGGTGGCTGAGAAGCTTGGTCGTCCGCAATCTTTCGTGGCGAAATATGAGGGTGGAGAGCGGCGTCTCGATATCATTGAGTTTCTCGACGTAACTGCGGCCCTCGACGCTGATCCGTGTGAGATTCTGTTGAGCCTGCGTGCGTAG
- a CDS encoding DUF2285 domain-containing protein encodes MLQPKSNTPFADEVPWSDRVTAYDKDHFTTYMRLLDASADNATEEEMAHVILGIDPAREPERARNVLRSHLNRANWVVTSGYKDLFAN; translated from the coding sequence ATGTTACAGCCCAAATCGAACACGCCGTTTGCCGATGAGGTCCCCTGGTCAGACCGCGTTACAGCCTACGACAAGGACCACTTTACAACCTATATGAGGCTCCTGGACGCCTCAGCCGACAACGCCACTGAAGAGGAAATGGCCCATGTGATCCTCGGCATTGATCCGGCACGCGAACCGGAGCGCGCACGGAACGTTCTTCGCAGTCATCTCAACCGTGCAAACTGGGTGGTGACGAGCGGCTACAAGGATTTGTTCGCCAATTGA
- a CDS encoding helix-turn-helix transcriptional regulator: MDMRKLVGRNVQRIRQRKRLTQEQLAEISGFSQQYISGLEKGRRNPTIITIYELALALGVSHMDLVRPDKQA, from the coding sequence ATGGATATGCGCAAGTTGGTCGGACGGAATGTGCAGAGGATCAGGCAAAGGAAGCGTCTGACGCAGGAGCAGCTTGCGGAGATTTCCGGGTTCAGTCAGCAGTACATCAGCGGCTTGGAGAAAGGCCGAAGAAATCCGACAATTATCACGATCTATGAACTGGCATTGGCCCTCGGCGTCAGCCATATGGATCTGGTTCGGCCCGACAAACAGGCCTGA
- a CDS encoding OmpW family protein, which yields MARTRMGVARAIAAAVAPIIVGQQAVAAEPAQAETVLAETGASVTEAPSPWQVRLRGLGVVTKDLGYVDTLPGSGLSYSDTVTPELDISYFFTDNIAAELILGTTYANIEGQGTIRSAGNIGKVWLLPPTLTLQYHFTDFGAFKPYVGAGVNYTIFYNQDTGSADALKVKNTFGTALQVGFDYMVDQHWGVNFDVKKLFLKPDFDVTVAGAKLTGKAELDPWLIGAGVTYRF from the coding sequence ATGGCGAGAACGCGAATGGGCGTAGCGCGGGCAATAGCAGCGGCGGTGGCCCCGATCATCGTGGGACAGCAGGCCGTCGCCGCGGAGCCTGCGCAAGCAGAGACCGTCCTGGCGGAGACGGGAGCCTCGGTCACCGAAGCGCCAAGCCCTTGGCAGGTCCGCCTGCGGGGGTTGGGCGTCGTTACGAAAGATCTGGGCTACGTTGATACGCTTCCCGGCTCCGGTCTTTCCTATTCGGACACGGTGACGCCGGAACTCGATATCTCGTATTTCTTCACCGACAATATCGCCGCCGAACTCATACTCGGCACCACCTATGCTAACATCGAAGGTCAGGGAACGATCCGCTCGGCGGGTAATATCGGCAAGGTTTGGCTGCTCCCGCCCACGCTGACATTGCAGTACCATTTTACCGATTTCGGCGCGTTCAAGCCTTATGTCGGCGCCGGCGTGAACTACACGATCTTCTATAACCAGGACACCGGCAGCGCCGACGCTCTCAAGGTGAAGAATACGTTCGGCACGGCGCTGCAGGTCGGTTTCGACTACATGGTGGACCAGCACTGGGGCGTCAACTTCGACGTGAAGAAGCTTTTCCTGAAGCCGGACTTCGACGTCACGGTGGCCGGCGCGAAGCTGACGGGGAAGGCGGAGCTCGATCCCTGGCTGATAGGCGCAGGTGTCACCTACCGCTTTTGA
- a CDS encoding prolyl oligopeptidase family serine peptidase has product MNAFDVRPTLDAPEDDPYLWLEDVEGERALAWAAGQSAKTLKHFSETQFERDRAALTAIFDNRDNLPLIARRGQYLYNYWRDAGNPRGLWRRTTLAAYMKADPQWELLLDLDALAASDGEDWIWDGASIEPERRERAVLRLSRGGSDAVVHREFDLISLSFVADGFNLPEAKGYVSWLDPDTLLLSSALGNGMATRSGYARTVRVWKRDADPLTTPVIFEAGFESLKVSGHSDRTGRSERLWFIEKRAFFEKISWIGDRSGPRTQIDLPRDASWRVFGDWLAVRPRKPWTVGGTTHPADALIVISLSSFLAGGRRFETLFQPAERRSLQSFFWNDGKLINSYLVNLVPRLEMFTPGHQEWTRRVLDTLPAEGTVHVWSFDAAVHETNGEVLVCAQDPITPPQLLLFDLNAAPSLSASAILKRSPENFDASGLVVTRHEVVSIDHELIPYTQVGPANGNGDAPIHLSAYGGFGISLLPYYNSPLGKLWLERGGTCVEANIRGGGEFGTRWHDAGRREGKRLAHDDFAAVAADLVRRGITLPRRIAAEGGSNGGLLIANMLTRYPEHFGALFCTIPLIDMRRYTKLLAGASWIDEYGDPDKAHDWAFLKEISAYHAAAPGQPYPPILIATTKRDDRVHPGHARKMAAKLQALGYPAYFYEASAGGHGYGKDNREQAAFISLGTNFLRSAIGFNDHLPEMAERVATQEEHLSSINNSFEQETK; this is encoded by the coding sequence ATGAACGCATTTGATGTCCGTCCAACGCTGGATGCTCCCGAAGACGATCCCTATCTCTGGCTTGAAGATGTAGAGGGCGAGCGGGCACTTGCCTGGGCCGCCGGCCAGTCGGCAAAGACCCTGAAGCACTTCAGTGAAACGCAGTTCGAGCGCGACCGCGCGGCTCTGACAGCCATTTTCGACAATCGCGACAACCTTCCCCTGATCGCGCGCCGTGGTCAGTACCTCTACAATTATTGGCGAGATGCCGGAAATCCACGCGGACTGTGGCGCCGGACCACCCTTGCCGCCTACATGAAGGCGGATCCCCAATGGGAGCTACTGCTCGATCTGGATGCTCTCGCGGCTAGCGACGGAGAGGATTGGATCTGGGACGGCGCGTCCATCGAGCCGGAGAGACGGGAAAGAGCCGTTCTGCGCCTGTCGCGCGGCGGCAGCGACGCGGTCGTGCATCGCGAATTCGACCTGATCTCTCTGAGCTTTGTCGCCGACGGTTTCAATCTCCCCGAGGCCAAAGGCTACGTTAGTTGGCTAGACCCTGACACGCTTCTGCTTTCCAGTGCGCTTGGTAATGGCATGGCCACCCGCTCCGGCTATGCGCGCACCGTGCGAGTGTGGAAGCGTGACGCGGATCCCCTCACCACGCCGGTAATCTTCGAGGCCGGGTTCGAGAGCCTCAAGGTGTCTGGTCATTCGGACCGCACCGGCCGCAGCGAACGCCTTTGGTTCATTGAGAAACGGGCCTTCTTCGAGAAGATCAGTTGGATCGGCGACAGGAGCGGGCCGAGGACGCAGATCGATCTTCCTCGCGACGCGTCGTGGCGGGTCTTCGGCGACTGGCTGGCGGTAAGGCCGCGCAAGCCCTGGACGGTGGGAGGCACCACCCATCCCGCCGACGCGCTGATCGTCATCTCGCTTTCCTCTTTCCTCGCAGGCGGACGCCGTTTTGAGACCCTGTTTCAACCAGCGGAAAGGCGCTCCCTGCAGTCATTCTTCTGGAATGACGGGAAGCTCATTAACTCTTACCTCGTCAATCTCGTACCGCGTTTGGAGATGTTCACTCCCGGCCACCAGGAATGGACGCGCCGAGTCCTGGACACCCTGCCCGCCGAAGGGACTGTCCACGTCTGGTCATTCGATGCGGCAGTTCACGAGACCAATGGAGAGGTCCTGGTCTGCGCTCAGGATCCGATCACGCCGCCGCAGCTCTTGCTATTCGATCTCAATGCCGCGCCGTCTCTCAGCGCTTCAGCAATCCTGAAGCGCAGCCCGGAGAATTTCGATGCATCCGGACTGGTGGTCACGCGCCACGAGGTAGTCTCTATCGATCATGAGCTGATCCCCTATACGCAGGTTGGTCCGGCGAACGGGAACGGAGATGCTCCGATTCACCTTTCCGCTTATGGCGGGTTCGGCATATCACTCCTGCCCTACTACAACTCCCCGCTGGGCAAGCTGTGGCTCGAGCGCGGCGGCACGTGTGTGGAGGCGAACATCCGCGGCGGCGGCGAGTTCGGCACCCGCTGGCACGATGCCGGGCGCAGGGAGGGCAAGCGTCTCGCGCATGACGATTTCGCCGCCGTTGCCGCCGACCTCGTGCGAAGGGGCATCACCCTGCCGAGGCGGATTGCCGCCGAGGGCGGCTCAAATGGCGGCCTGCTGATCGCAAACATGCTGACCCGCTATCCTGAGCATTTCGGGGCTCTGTTCTGCACAATTCCGCTTATCGACATGCGTCGCTACACCAAGCTCTTGGCGGGCGCGAGCTGGATCGACGAATATGGCGATCCGGACAAGGCTCACGATTGGGCTTTCCTGAAGGAAATCTCCGCCTATCACGCCGCGGCGCCGGGACAGCCCTATCCGCCTATCCTGATCGCCACCACGAAACGCGACGACCGCGTCCATCCGGGCCATGCGCGCAAGATGGCCGCAAAACTGCAGGCTCTTGGCTATCCCGCTTACTTCTACGAGGCCAGCGCAGGCGGGCACGGCTACGGCAAGGACAATCGGGAGCAAGCCGCATTCATCAGTCTAGGCACCAATTTTCTCCGCAGCGCAATCGGCTTCAACGATCACCTTCCGGAGATGGCGGAACGCGTTGCAACGCAAGAGGAGCATTTGAGCTCCATCAACAATTCATTCGAGCAGGAGACGAAATAG
- a CDS encoding RHE_PE00001 family protein, translating into MLRTRRRILSQKADWALSRDGFLALTGRGGAMPAAGQKGWEGQGVFVPKADTNAAMEVQELNPLALEFAEIDAVLARSSKILSGADVSARKEETSRRDRPNLIYDLDWNEEERLAEWRDVMVRTRDLPVILRAAVLLEAWSDIEVLQHATWLGPLFVAALLRQEGLAANHLVSLQLGAKNIPRERRRARNRSDRLLAFVDAIHEAALAGLKEHDRLVMAKSQMDRRLRERRVSSKLSDLIELVMSRPLVSTGMVQKGLKVTKQGALNLVGELGLREMTGRGRFRAWGIV; encoded by the coding sequence GTGCTGCGAACCCGCCGTCGCATTTTGTCGCAAAAGGCGGACTGGGCGCTCAGTCGCGACGGTTTTTTGGCCCTGACCGGCCGGGGTGGCGCGATGCCGGCGGCGGGACAAAAAGGCTGGGAAGGGCAGGGGGTGTTTGTCCCCAAAGCGGATACCAATGCGGCGATGGAGGTGCAGGAGCTGAATCCGCTGGCCCTAGAATTTGCCGAGATCGATGCTGTCCTGGCGCGCTCGTCGAAGATTCTGAGCGGCGCCGACGTGTCTGCTCGAAAAGAGGAAACGTCACGACGTGACCGGCCGAACCTGATCTACGATCTCGACTGGAATGAAGAAGAGCGGCTGGCCGAATGGCGGGATGTGATGGTCAGGACCCGCGATCTGCCGGTCATCCTGCGCGCCGCGGTCCTCCTCGAAGCCTGGTCGGACATCGAGGTGCTGCAGCATGCCACGTGGCTCGGGCCGCTGTTCGTCGCCGCGCTGCTGCGGCAGGAGGGTCTTGCCGCCAATCATCTCGTCAGCCTGCAGCTCGGCGCCAAGAACATTCCACGAGAGCGGCGGCGGGCGCGCAATCGCTCGGATCGGTTGTTGGCTTTTGTCGATGCCATCCACGAGGCAGCGCTCGCCGGGTTGAAAGAGCATGACCGGCTGGTGATGGCAAAAAGCCAGATGGATCGGCGGCTGCGGGAGCGGCGCGTCAGTTCAAAACTTTCCGACCTGATCGAGCTGGTGATGTCGCGGCCACTTGTCTCGACTGGCATGGTTCAGAAGGGGCTAAAAGTGACAAAACAGGGGGCGCTGAATCTGGTCGGTGAGCTTGGGCTGCGCGAGATGACGGGTAGGGGAAGGTTTCGCGCGTGGGGCATCGTGTGA